Proteins from a genomic interval of Gadus macrocephalus chromosome 2, ASM3116895v1:
- the LOC132469790 gene encoding LOW QUALITY PROTEIN: globoside alpha-1,3-N-acetylgalactosaminyltransferase 1-like (The sequence of the model RefSeq protein was modified relative to this genomic sequence to represent the inferred CDS: substituted 1 base at 1 genomic stop codon) — MAYTWECLDVLRRTGRQHPLLAPDHLKYKQPSITKGRLDIVAVTPWLAPIVLEGTFDPRLMDSIYKPQNLTIFATVFAVGKYVRFLRDFLLTAEQHFFVGYRVDYYVFTDPXRPHGQKQKKYMWINKPTKVLSSRYMWQDFKLRKPELRIIRFSGVKKNYSEIRPNV; from the exons ATGGCCTACACCTGGGAGTGTCTGGACGTCCTGAGACGGACAGGGAggcagcaccccctgctggccccAGACCA TCTGAAGTACAAACAGCCCAGCATCACAAAGGG CCGCCTGGACATCGTGGCCGTCACCCCCTGGCTGGCCCCCATCGTCTTGGAAGGGACCTTTGACCCCCGTCTGATGGACAGCATCTACAAGCCCCAGAACCTCACCATCTTCGCCACCGTGTTCGCTGTCGGAAA GTATGTTCGCTTCCTACGAGACTTCCTACTGACAGCAGAGCAGCACTTTTTTGTTGGATACAGGGTGGATTACTATGTGTTCACCGATCCCTGACGTCCGCATGGCCAAAAacagaaaaa GTACATGTGGATCAACAAGCCCACCAAGGTCCTGTCTTCCAGGTACATGTGGCAGGACTTCAAACTAAGGAAACCCGAACTCCGGATCATACGGTTCTCGGGCGTGAAGAAGAACTACTCAGAGATCCGACCCAACGTGTGA
- the LOC132473118 gene encoding dehydrogenase/reductase SDR family member 7C-B-like, with translation MDPVLTSVVLVVPCVLVVLAGMVYLYGLMVHLFSQTSVRNKVVVISDALSSLGRECASVFHRGGARLILCGRSWEQLEGVADELSASSDPTTTFLPKLVLLDFGDLGSMPEVVTEVMECYGSLDLLILNSSLKVRAPAAAVSLETERLLMDYNYFGPVTLAKGVLPSMISRRTGHLLLVNSIQGRLAVPFRTTYAASKHAVQAFFDCLRPEVQEYGISVSTLSHTFICSASTQQPISAKPYWSFLYGPTPLGVTPGAAVREIVRTVNDKRNEVVIAPSLPKAAICARSFFPNLFFAVMAAGVESSAVLESQ, from the exons ATGGACCCGGTGCTGACCTCGGTGGTCCTGGTGGTCCCCTgcgtgctggtggtgctggcggGGATGGTCTACCTCTATGGGCTGATGGTCCACCTGTTCTCCCAGACCTCTGTGAGGAACAAGGTGGTGGTGATCTCTGACGCTCTATCCAGCCTGGGGAGAG AATGTGCCAGTGTGTTCCACCGTGGAGGAGCGCGGCTGATCCTCTGTGGGAGGAGCTGGGAGCAGCTGGAGGGCGTGGCCGATGAGCTCTCCGCCTCCTCAGACCCCACTACG ACCTTTCTGCCCAAGCTGGTGCTGCTGGACTTCGGGGACCTGGGCAGCATGCCggaggtggtgacggaggtgatGGAGTGCTACGGCAGCCTGGACCTCCTGATCCTCAACTCCAGCCTGAAGGTTCGGGCGCCAGCCGCCGCCGTCTCCCTGGAGACCGAGCGCCTGCTGATGGACTACAACTACTTCGGCCCCGTGACCCTGGCCAAAG GCGTCCTTCCCTCCATGATCTCCAGGAGGACGGGCCACCTGCTGCTGGTCAACAGCATCCAGGGGCGGCTGGCCGTCCCGTTCCGGACCACCT ACGCAGCCTCGAAGCACGCAGTGCAGGCCTTCTTTGACTGTCTGCGGCCGGAGGTCCAGGAGTATGGCATCTCCGTCAGCACGCTGAGCCACACCTTCATCTGCAGCGCCAGCACCCAGCAGCCAATCAGTGCCAAGCCCTACTGGTCAT TCCTGTACGGCCCAACACCGCTGGGGGTCACGCCAGGGGCGGCGGTCCGGGAGATCGTGAGGACGGTGAACGACAAGAGGAATGAGGTGGTCATCGCCCCGTCCCTCCCCAAGGCTGCCATCTGCGCCCGCTCCTTCTTCCCCAACCTCTTCTTCGCAGTGATGGCTGCCGGGGTGGAGAGTTCCGCAGTGCTGGAGTCGCAATAG